One Cardiocondyla obscurior isolate alpha-2009 linkage group LG02, Cobs3.1, whole genome shotgun sequence genomic window, gagaataaataaaaatttatgtaatctTGTGTAATACGCGGcgttgtaatatatataatccAAAACGATACCTTATCagttaaaaaatgttgatgTACACGACATATAAAATGCTTcttcgtatttctttttaagattgtcaaatttttaaataaaaaaagaattaaaaaaaaaggataaaaacaTATGTTTCGGAAAGACTTTCTGTTTTTTCAAGACATTATCTTTGGATCTTAAGCTTTGCGAATCCTCAGCATCCCATGGCTCTCCTTCTGAACATTAATCATTCATGTATCTCGAGATCTCGCGTCGCTTGAGCTCGTGCACCATGGTTCTTGCACGAAGGAGCTTTCCAGGACCGTTAAACTCTTCCCCGAGGCAAGTGAACGATCGTGGACAGCCACGATCCTGTGGGAGACAGTAGAGCACCAACCTTGGAGTGATTGCTAttggaaaaattgaaatccAGATGTGCGGCCTGGCTGAGCAATCGTCGGCTAGCGGGGCACCGGTTACGATTTATCGCCTCCTTCTGCATCGCGTATTCGATGAAGTAACTCTCGTACTCGGGCGCGTTGTCACGCTGCGGTAGGAGTCCCGCGGTCTCCTCCGCACTCTCCGCAGTGCCATACGTGCGGCTCATCTGGCGCAGCTCCATCGCGGGCAGCTCGCCTCGCACCACAACCGTGCCGGACCAGGCGCATACTGATTGAACTTGGTCGCGCAAAACCGCGATACCGCACACTGCGGACGTACGTATGCGCGCCAAGTTCGCTGCGCACGCGGCCATCCGATCTGCGAAATTCTGTCAGAGATGTTGATACACAGGTCGTCTAGTGACTGACAGATCACGTAAGTGTTACATTTCGTATATTCACAGTGTCATTAAtgataaaacgttattaagaattaaatcgaGGAATCTGGTTGTACAGTTAGCTGTAGTGCAAAGTTTagattaacttttttttcttcgaataaaaataatgaaacggGAAATGCATAATTAAGCTCATTTTTCATTATCGTTGgtgacattaaaattaaaatttttttttttgttaaaatatgaGATAGAAATACGAGATCTGCCAATAAAAAAagggtaataaaatattgataaaaccgtaatattataattttaataaattataataataccttatcaatatataataatccgctagaattaataatttgataattatgatatgtaaaatgtatttaataatttaatatttaaaaattattcatatattgctagatatttttttatctcggaaAGTATTACACTCTATTtcgttaaaagtaaaactgaaaaataaatttataaaaaattaaaataaaatgtacattttattgttattcaGGATATATGGATTTGGTATCGAAAGTATGTAATGGGAAGAATACCTTACGTGTTCATttcattgttatttattatatagaaATACATTAATCTTGGCTAGCATCCACATTCTCAGTTTGAAGTCCCTTGAATGTTGAAACAGGAATATATGTGACAAGGGTGTACAGTTTATTTGCTGAATCTTCATCATCATTCCTTCTTCTGCTCAGTCGTACACGAACTCTAAAGGGaacatttctaaaaaaaaaaaaaaaaaaaaaaaaaagagcaaattaatatataatatatacccaagtttgttttaaataaatagtataCAAATCCAAACTGacaaatcttattttaatttaataataattattttaataataataaaatttaatgataatttaataataaatttaataataaaatgtaataataattacaaattatttgtacaattataattaataattccatttaagaataaaagtttaaagcTTTTAAtcattgcatttttattaaaaatatacctGATGCCTTTCGACCACAGTTGCTTGTTGAGACGCGTATCTATTCTGACATCGGGTGTACCCATCTGTTTCTCTGCAAACTTTCTGATCTCCTTGATAGCTCGCGGAGCTCGTTTCTTAAATCCAACGCCATGAAGACGTTTGTGAAGATTCACAGTGTATTCGCGAGTCACCACCTCGTTGATGGCACTCTTGCCCTTCTTCTCAGAACTTTTGGCCATCTTTTACCTAAAATTAGGAAAATATATCACTGAGAtgaatatttctcttttttcgttcttcataaaaagtaaaacaaaaatgtttcaaagAATTTGTAACGTCAAATCCATCATAGCCATaatgacatttatttttcttctgttttaaTGTGCATCCATCTATTTACAGATATACGACACAATCTCCTGTTATTGTACAATTGAATGCTTATGTATTCATATAACGACACTCAGGAGAGTAAGGTTAAGGAAAATCTCGAGccaaagcaaaaatatttttaattaaacagaatAAAATCCATATATTACACAACGACGGAAACTTATTAGAATTTaccgaataattttttactcaaTCTGAATTTGCGCAAACGGTACGTAAAAAGATGTTCAAGGATTACAAGCCACGATGAACGACAATTACCTCCTCGCTATGCGATCAAATACggaaagagaaacagagaaCACTCCTTTTTACCGGTGTTCTTAAAACTATTCGAGCCTGTGTTAATGCCCGAACGTGTGCTTATGCCGCGTGCATAAGAGTCGACCTACAGTGTGAGTTCGTACTGTTCGTAGCCTCGTACCACGCGGAAATCTTGATACTGTATAAGTTATGACGTCAAGTATGGCTGCCCCTTTAGTCGAACCACGCGAAATATGATTGCGTATGGTTTTTGAATTAGcattacgatataaaaattatttcctcgtGATACGCAATGGTGCAGAGTAGAATATTTGCTCGGAATCGAGCGCTGGGATACGTCAGCAACCATGTACCCCTCGTTACGAGGTATATCCTCAGGAGGAAAGAACACTTCGCCGTCACATGCGTGGGCAAGGAGTTCCACACTTACGGATGTAAACATTTTACCTTACTGAGCGTCTCGGGCACGCATGCCGACGACATCACTTGCCTGGCGACGGACACGTTTCACGTGTACACAGCCAGCAAGAATGACATTTATGCATGGCGCAGAGGAACTGAATTAAAGCACACTTACAAGGGTCACGAGTGTGCGGTCCATATTCTTCTGCCGTTCGGCGCGCATCTGATCTCCGTTGATGAAAGCAGCACCCTGAAAGTCTGGGATATTAAGGAAGAAAATCTATTGCTGGAGCTAAATTTTAGCAACAGCGTTTTCAGGATAACCACACTGATGCATCCCAATACTTATATTAACAAGGTCCTGCTCGGGAGTGAACAAGGCCAGCTGCAGCTGTGGAACATTAAAATGTCTAAGATCGTCTATACGTTCAATGGATGGCAGAGTAGTGTAACGACGTTGGAACAAGCGCCTGCGATAGATGTAGCTGCTATAGGCTTGAACAACGGTCGCATTATTTTACACAATCTCAAATATGACGAAACTGTTTTTGAGCTAGTGCAAGACTGGGGTCCAGTGATATCTATCAGTTTTCGTACGGATGGTCATCCGATTATGGCAACAGGTAGTCTAGGGGGTCAAATTGTATTTTGGAACTTAGAACAGCGCACGGTAGAGAGCCAATTGTGCAGTGCACACGATGCCGCAGTTACGGGTTTGAGATATATACCAAACGAaccattattaatttcatcttcCCCTGACAATTCTCTTAAACTATGGATATTTGATATGACCGATGGCGCGGGCAGACTTTTAAGAATTAGAGAAGGACACGCGGAGCCTCCAACAATCGCGCGGTTTTATGGAAACGATggtaattatttgttaacaGCAGGTGGCGATTCGTCACTTCGAATGTTTTCAACTGTcacagaaatattaaataaaagcttAGGCAGAGCTTCATTTAACAGAAAAGCCTCTAAAAAGAAAGGGCACTCGGTTGACGATCCGCTGCTAATGCCGCCGATAACTGAACTTGCATCCGAAataacgcgagaaaaagaatggTGTAACATAGCGGCTACTCATTCGGGTTTGGGCGTAGTCACTACGTGGTCGTCTCATCTCCAAAAAATGGGCGAGCATAAATTACTTCCcgaaagatttaaaaataattacaatgcTAGCGCTACTAGCTTATGTTTAACGCGATGTGGAAATTTTGTTGTAATTGGCTACAACACTGGCCATGTTGATAGATTTAACATTCAATCGGGAATCCACAGAGCATCTTATGGAGACGAAAATGGTGCTCACGAAGGTCCCATTAAAGGTGTTATGGTAGACGATTTAAATCAGACTCTTATTACGGCAGGCAGAGACGCAAAAATTAAGTTCTGGGATTTTAAACCTAGGAAAGGTATctttgttataataaattatacaatttttttttttttttaatatataatattttgaaataatttttatttccagaTATGAATGCAGCAAGAACGATATTAACATTGGAGGAATCGATCGAATGGATACGATATCATAATGAAAGTTCCCTTGTGGCTATAGctttagaaaattttgatattatgtTAATGGATTTGGATACAAGGAAGATAGTACGGCATTTTCAAGGACATGAGGGCCGAGTAACAGATGCATGCTTTAATCCCGATTCTAGGTGGTTAATCACAGCATCCATGGATTGCACAATTCGTACCTGGGATATACCATCGGCACACTTGATAGATATCTTTCAGgcaaatatcaaaattatataagtaaattaataagatatagAAGAATTTCGGATATAAAATGCCATTTACTTTTCTAAatcttgtttaaatttttatttatttgatctaCAACAGCGCTCGGAATTAACCCAGTTCGGCCGATTTCTGATCATCTCCGCATTTGGTCCTCCACTATCGCTCGAAGCtcgacggccggccgccgaTCGTCCGCGAGACGCTTTAACTTAGGATCGTTCCTATTTATATTCACGTTAGAATCatacactttattaaataattaataagattctgtttcttaattaataattcagatAATTACATGTTactaatttcttattattaacatttttattattttaataattattttactgtgtAGCCGAGTTTcaaacatatataaatgtattttaatatatataattttatatgtttgaaACTCGGCTacacagtaaaataattattaaaataataaaaatgttaataataagaaattagtaatatgtaattatatgaattattaattaagaaaaagaattttattacttatttaataaagtgtatGATTCTAACGTGAATATAAATAGGAACGCTCCTAAGTTAAAGCGTCTCGCGGACGAtcggcggccggccgtcgaGCTTCGAGCGATAGTACGGGACCGAAGGCGGAGACAATCAGAAATCGGCCGAACTGGGCTACTAATTCCGAGTGCTGatctacaaaatttatattaaaaaatatattatcttaaaattattgcattaatcatagatatttatttacaggttCCGGAAGCTTGCATATCTTTAAGCTTCTCTCCGACAGCAGAATTTCTTGCGACCGCACACGTACGCAATATAGGAATTTTCTTATGGTCAAATCGTATGCTCTATACGCATGTATCATTAAAAGCTATTagtaaaaatgatataattcCCGAAGTACAGCTTCCTGGATCTACTGTAGAAGCTGAGATACATGACAATGATAATGTTGTTGCTGCGGAACCAGATTACAAATCTCCTGATCAGCTCGATAGTGATCTTATAACTATGTCCGCAATGGCACAGTCTAGATGGCAGAATTTACTCGATATCGATattatcaaaaaaagaaacaaaccGAAGCGAGCGGCCAAAATTCCAGAGACGGCGCCGTTCTTCTTACCTACGATTCCGTCGTTACAACTACGTTTCGATTTTTCGGACGTTAAAACTGATGCAAACACCGAAACTGCCCGTGTTCATCCAGACGTACAAAACCTTACTTCGTTCaacaaaaatttgcaattagttacgaataatttttcaaccgtaatagaaaaattaaaggcaATGAGTCCTAGTAACATCGATTTCGAAATTCAATCGTTGTCTTTAGATGAAAATTCTGCCGAATTATCGATGTTGCAGTTTATGAAAATGCTTCATTATATGATGAAACAACAGACAGATTTCGAGTTATCACAAGCGTATTTAGCAGTGTTTTTAAAGTGGCATGGTACAACGATTTCAGAGAACGATACGTTAAGAGATTATCTACGAAAAGTACAAAAGGTTCAAACAAAAAATTGGCTTACACTTcgagaaaaattgttttataatctAAGCGTTGtacaaagttttaaaaaaatgtaaaatagacaaattatttttatcatgtaaatatttaataattaattatttcgatttcAATTACATCCTTTTTTTaacatcttattttttttttttcataaaaaagaaagtaataaaataataaagtattataaatataacatttaatgcattaatttaatcagtttgttgaaaaaaaaaaaattagttacaaTAAACTTTAAATACAACGCGTTTAGCAGAAACTGATAAATCACATGAGTATACCTTAAAACAATATTGGCATTTACAACTTATTCCTTATAATTAAGAAAGCCTTGTAATTGTTCTACTGTTGTAGGTTCAAGAGACAAATCATTAATATATAGCTCAAAGTTCGTAACAATCGCATACAGACTTCCCTTGATCGCACTTCGTAAAGATGTAAAAATctctctaattaatttatcatctGCTAGTTTTTTTCTTGCTGACACAGTTGACTTTTGAAGTTTGTCCAGAGCTTGCTTCACTGATAACAAAGCATTGATAATAATTGGCACATCTTTTTGTACAATACCATAAGAATCTTCATTCAGTGAAAATACAGCTAGGGATGAAATGGCTTCAGCTGCCCAAATCACCAATTGTCCATTGTGTAAAACATAACGAATTTTATTCTCGTCTTGTTCGGCGAATATATAACTAATAAGtggtttagaaaataaatatgctGTAACAGCTTCCTTTTTCTGCTTAAGAAACTTTTGCATAAATGAACCACTGTAAGGAGCTTCACTAGTATCTGCTTCAACTACTGATGTTGAAGGTACATCTGGAATTAATTTCCGCATATGATACATATATTTGGTGTGTTGAACTGGTGGTACTCTTGCTGTCAATGTGCTGTAAGAGACTGAGTGATCTTGAGATTTTGCAGATATCATGTTGAGGTCTGATGAAAATTTCTTGAGAAgatttgtacatttttctaCTACACAGTTCCAGTTGTATGGATGACCACCTGGTGTACTTAAAGTGAACAATGTacttcttcttattttttccttttgggCTAAAGTAATCAGATCTAAGTAGCCCAGATGCTGCATTATTGGTATTTTATCCATTGATAATACATCAATAAGAGTCATTTCAGAACTATCAGGATTGTAAGCACCACTTAAGCCAAATTTAAATGGAGCCCATTCAGTCAAACATATCTCAAATAATGTGTATGTATTACTGAtaatcaatataaatataaattgatgaAGCCACAATTGCAATATCAGTGAtaaatttagtaatttaattacaaagttcAAAGACTTGACTTCCACCTGTACAGAAAGCAAAGATAACAATGCTTCATGACAgtataatcttaaaaaataataaataattacataatacaACGTTGACCACATAGAAGAAATTATCAATGTTGGAAACATAGTGTAAAGTTTTCGTCGTAATTGGAAGAATTTAGATTGTGCTATAATAGGAAACTGTAAGTATTTCTTAGTGGCATTCTCAGTCTTGACTAAGAAATATAATCCACTCCACAGCCCACTGAACAACAGGAAGTAATAATCTTCTTGTAGGTAGATTCCATAAGTAATATTGCTATCTGTAGTCAAAGAACTGTAGTTACCTTTTTTCAATGACAAATGTAGCCAAACTATGATGCCACCAATAATGACATATAACGCTCGTAAAAGTAAACTTTGAAATGTAAGAGTCTTATAAAGTTTGACAAATCTGCTCTTGTAATAAGGTGGAGGATGGAGATAATTTTTACTGCAAACGAAACCTTGCAAGATGGTCACTATGATGAGGATAATGAAGTAAGCCCACATCCATGGTGATGTTATAGTGGTCCACGTTTCTTCAAACCATCGTCCATAATCCATGCTGAGATTTGTGAACAGAACAAGACAGCAGACGAGGAGCAATTGTAACGTTACGCTCGTAATAATGGCTAACGCCATCCGCTGCATCAGCAACTCCCGGCAGCCCTTTTTGTCTGTTTCAATCATTGTGCTCGTCGAAGCCGGTTAATTTTCGTCCACGTGCGCTCTACCACTTAGCCTTCAAATCTTTACCATTGAATCTCCGTGCAACGtacttcaaaattttttgtgcGGGGTATCGCTCATTATAGCTCCAGCAAACTTCGTCAAGAATTATTGATTTCTCGTGATTATTCATTCACCTAGAAtatcaaaaagaaagatttcaattattttaaatgattttaaaCGCTGTAACCTAACACAACCTTACCGTTTAGCGCTTTATTTGCGACTGTTCGCGACTGTTTCCATCGAGGGTTAATATCGGGTCGGAGTCAGGTTGGATTATACAGATTGACGtgttattatttcattaattctctttttattttaacatattttgctttattttattttttttttttacttcgccgtttttttttttaagaatattggACGTATTATTCAGTTATACTCAGAGAGAACTTCTCTCTGGTTATACTACTGATGTTATCGATCTTTCTATCAATGTATTTGCGACGGTAACGCCGGGAGAATTAATAAgcggataattttaaaactaccAAAATCGGTTTTGGTAGTTTTCTGTTCTAAGATATTCCGATATTTCCGCTTACCTTCCCGCCATTTTATCGAGAGCGAAGGAAGGGGATTCAAGTGTTCGGCGTTCACGCTCGCTGGACGCCGGATCTTTCTGGTCAACAAATTGAATAGTAACGGTTTTGCGGATATCTAAGAGAATTGATGATAACCGACGGTCACCAACGATTGGCAATAACGTTGAGTAATTTACAGAAAGGCGCGGATAGAGAGTCTTGGTTAGCGTGCGACGTATTCCTTGTTTTGTCAAAATGCCGAGGACCAAGCGAGCCAAAACTGCGAGTGAATTGACGAAGGAATGCGATATGGCAGTGAAAACTTTCGAGAGGCATATGCAGCACCGTATCGCTAAGATGGAACGCGACGCTCAATCAAATCTCAAAGGCTTCGAGGCTTTCATCAGTATTACTATTTCCCGTCTGCCACCAGAAATTAGTCGAATGACGCTGGGCGAAATAATCTCTTGGGAGAGCCATGACAATCAGAAGGAGAACCGCAAGAGGAACGACGAGGTGAGCTCGTCAGTCACAGATGAATATATGCAACCACCCGCCGTCCCTAAACCAAGGAAAGCGAAAGCCGGCAAACGTGCCGTCACGGGTACGTCCGACGATGGATATGCAACTGATCGCACCAGTAAGAGCAGCATATCGCAATCTGTTAAAAGACAAGCACAAGTATCATCAACTCTGAGAACGCGCAGCATTACTAGAGCCAGCAGAGCAAAGCTCAGTGAAATCAATCAAATggtaatgattaaaaataagtacaaGGGCCTGAATTTTTAGttcatttttattgataattatacgttttgctttttatttttagaccCCTTGCTTGAAGGTTCCAAATAATGTGTACAATGTGGTTACACCCAAAGTTAAACCTAACACACCATTGAATGTTTTGAGACGTCCACGACAAGGAGAAATGGTTCTCAGCATGCAGGGCAGCCCATTATTGGTATCTGCCGTTGTCGAGGAGAAAACTGCCAATATTAATGTGCCTTTGGCTAATGGTAATGTGATGTCTTTGCTGCCACAGGAAGGATTGCGAATGTCTAATATTCCTCCATTAGACTCTGAGACAATGCATCAATTGGAAACTCTAAAGAGTCACATTGAAAAAGTTATTTCATTAAagtaaacgttaaattttgtattattgcATTTGTTATACCTTTAACTAAACTcttaatcaaacatttttttcatgACAATTgtgaatatataattaattattaatttattaagaatattttgtAGACATTTCATAATACCATGTAAGACTATGTacggatatttttatacttgtatGTGAATAAACTTTTTGCATCGACTTTGAAATAAAGACAGTGGCGACTCGTAGcggattttattaaataaattcagaCTTATCGTTGTGAAACGTACTATACTGGTTCTTGATTCTATGGACGTAGGAATCGCTTGACAAGATGGACCTCGGACGAGATATGTACCAATCGCATTCGTGTATTCTCAATATTTGTACCACCTATATACACGTCCGTTTGTGAAACGGAGTACATTCCATTGCATTCCACTCTGTGAAATCACTGATAACATCTGACGCAATTTTGACTGCCCCGTCGAAAAGAATGGTTTGGAATAGTTTCAGTGAATTTACGAAGGATATTGCGCACGATATACGTTGAACGTTAAACGGCGAGTTTTTAGAAGTGAATGTTTCGTCGTAATTTTCAAGATGGACCGAAGAGATCGCGAACAAATAGATCACTGCTGCGGAGATATTGTACCCAAAGTTGATATGACAAAGCTCTTGCCAAAATTGCTGGAAAACAAAGTTTACAACACAGACGATGTTAACATTTCACGGTGGATGGTAAGTTTCAGATACGGTATATTGCGCATTTCGAAGAATCAGCTGTGTACGTGATAAAGGCTTGCAGAATTTTTCAACAGTTGTCACGAGTGTTTCGGCCAGTATAatgcgaaatttattttgtggtaTAATATGCtgtataattgtataaaaatataacatacaaaaatataacagCTGAATATTACATGCGATTAATATATCTGATTACAGAAGACCCTTGAAACTGAGGAAACGGcggaagatattttattaacagtcAAAACACGAGGaccaaatgcatttaaaaatttgcTTCTTAGTTTAAGACAATCCGACCATGAAAATATAGCTAATATATTGGAAGGGAAAAGTAACATAAACGGCAATATaaagtaagtaaaaatttaataattattaactttttttgtaactcttgacattttttaatacattttaatttcaagacAAAAAGACCTGGTAGAACGCGTATATTCTAGCGAGATATTGTTATTCGAGTTTGGTGTCTGCGTTTTTGCGATGTCTTGACGATAAACGAAGCTCTTAATTTCGGCGAGAGATTATTAacattatcgttttttttttgttgtaacttttgacattttttaatacactttAATTTCGAGACAAAAAGACCTGGTAGAACGCGTATATTCTAGCGAGATATTGTTATCCGAGTTTAGCGTCTGCGTTGTTGCGATGTCTTGACGATAAACGAAGCTCTTTATCTCGGCAAGAGCTCATTAACATTGTCCGCGTTCGTTAAAATTGCAAAGCGTTTGGGTAATGAGATCGATTGGCCCGccgtaaaaaaagagagacaccGAGAGATCGGGTTAAAAGATCGGCGCttcagaaaatttaaaaataaaagttataataaaaCCGAGTCTCTCACGTTCGTGCTAGGGAGTTATTTTTGACCTAAgacgaatttataaaatgttatttaaaataattattctggtaatattatttgaattataGACAAGAGAATCCACATCATCATCATGTTTGGTCTGATAAACCTTTAACAATTGAAGTACGTAAAGCCACAAGATTCTTAGATCGTGAATTTGATGTCATGGAGCGATATCCCATGCGAAGTAAACCTCGTGGAATGGTTTTATTaatcacaaatattatttatgaatatgaGAATCACAGAATCTCAGCAGAgcatgataataataatttaaagaagcTCTTTGAAGAAATGGGTTTTACAGTCAGtacacatataaatttaacaggACAGGtatataagtatttaaataataattttatttttatttaaatactttaatttaaattatttaatttaatttaaattaatttaaataattaatatattggaTTAACATAAGAAACCTCTAATTAAtgtcgtgttttttttttgttagcaaataaaaaatacaattaaagaGTTTTCAAAAAAGAACGAACTTAGAAAGGTTGATTCCTGCTTCGTGATTGTTACAAGTCACGGTACAGGAGATGAAGAGAATAATACGGAGATTCAGGGTATTGATTACCACAGAACAAGCAGGCAAACGAATTATGAAAAAATTCTATGCACAGAAATCTATGATTATTTTACTACGGAAGCGTGTCCACAACTTGCAGAAAAACcgaagatatttatttttcaactttGTAGGTATGTAACTAATTTTCTATAGTTTTAttgttgttaatttttttttatcttttttttatttttttagattttaacaaatttaaaggGTGAAAGGTACATTACTAAGAATATgttctttaatattacaataatgtgttttaataaattctttttcatattaCTTAGAGGAAAGAAAGTACAAAAAGATGTAGCTCACAGCAGAATCACTACAGATACTTGTGTATTCGCGGAACCAACGGATATCccgaatttaaaattacctcGCATCCAGACGACAAGAAATTATTCAGATATGCTCGTAGTTCAATCTACTTTACCCGGATACGTTTCTTATAGAGATGGAGTAACGGGTAGTTGGTTCATACAAATTCTTTGCAAAGTATTCATGAATAATGCGTACAAAAGTCATCTTcaggatttatttaatatggtaagtattaattttagtaatttttttattatgttattgTAGGTTGATAGATCTAAAGAGAAAAATGGAGGTCACGTTTTTCTTGTAACTTCTCACAGAGTCGCACTTTCTATCAGAGAAATACCGTTCGAATAAAAACGATTGCGTTATTGTGGTCGTCATATGATCACTGtatgaaatattacatttaaataatctgtgcaataataataattattgtaattgtAGATTGATGGGGAGTTGAAACTCCTCAGAACAATGGACAATGAATGCCAGACGTCGTCCGTACTATCTCTAGGATTTAATAAGCATTGTTATCTTAATCCTGGTCTTTTTATGGAATCGTGACGACaaagaaaaagtataataccttattttatttgcgaaaataCCCAATATTGTcataatttaatcgtaaagACTTTGATgcatttaattgttaatataattttataaaagccTATCGTGTATAATATTAAGGCAATATTCTACGCAGTATATTatgtacatattaataatcaaataaatataaagtatgtACTACATCTGTTTTAATGTATTGCGATGATTGGGATGGATCATGGAGATAAGAATCAATAGAGAGCGTAATATTGCGAGGGTGAAGCCAAAAGGGTAAGGGAATAAAGTCTACAGTCACGGAAATGAACAACATAGATGGCGAAAATTAATGGTTAACGTAACACCACTGGGACTAATGTAACAAACTTgctacatatatttataaattaccaAGATGGCCACCGAGCAGTTTCCCCCCTCGCTTCTCTGTCTTCATACCCCTTGACCACAAGTACAATTTATGCTCCCTCCTGATATTCTTACCACCATGATTAGAACGTTGAATATTTTCTCGCTGTTTTCCAACT contains:
- the Dronc gene encoding putative inactive caspase B, encoding MDRRDREQIDHCCGDIVPKVDMTKLLPKLLENKVYNTDDVNISRWMKTLETEETAEDILLTVKTRGPNAFKNLLLSLRQSDHENIANILEGKSNINGNIKQENPHHHHVWSDKPLTIEVRKATRFLDREFDVMERYPMRSKPRGMVLLITNIIYEYENHRISAEHDNNNLKKLFEEMGFTVSTHINLTGQQIKNTIKEFSKKNELRKVDSCFVIVTSHGTGDEENNTEIQGIDYHRTSRQTNYEKILCTEIYDYFTTEACPQLAEKPKIFIFQLCRGKKVQKDVAHSRITTDTCVFAEPTDIPNLKLPRIQTTRNYSDMLVVQSTLPGYVSYRDGVTGSWFIQILCKVFMNNAYKSHLQDLFNMIDGELKLLRTMDNECQTSSVLSLGFNKHCYLNPGLFMES